In Saccharomyces paradoxus chromosome IV, complete sequence, the DNA window GTCTCGAGGTATCAATGCTAATACATTTATCGGCTTTTGACTATAATGCAACTACCTCAATTCGATTTGAACGGCTTATGCGTTATGAAATATATGAATTATTCAACTAGCAGTAAGcttgaaatattatttatcCAGATTATGTAGGTGGTGTCGTTAAAGCGAAATAAGACAACGTTCAAAGCTTTCAATCTCCCAAAATGACAGGCAAtgaaacatataaaaagctCGTATTATTGTTTCCATGAAGGatattcttctcttctcttctcttctcttctcttctctCAATTGTAAAGATAATCACACATCAACAGCAAAAACATTTCCAAGATATGTCTACCGATAAGATTACATTTTTGTTGAACTGGCAACCAACCCCATACCACATTCCAATTTTCTTGGCTCAAACCAAAGGTTACTTCAAGGAACAAGGCCTAGACATGGCTATCCTAGAGCCAACCAATCCTTCAGATGTCACGGAGTTGATTGGATCTGGAAAGGTCGACATGGGTTTGAAAGCCATGATCCACACTTTGGCTGCTAAGGCCCGTGGTTTCCCAGTCACCTCTGTTGCCTCTTTGTTGGACGAACCATTCACTGGTGTCTTGTACCTAAAAGGTAGTGGTATTACTGAAGACTTCCAATCCCTAAAGGGCAAGAAGATCGGTTACGTTGGTGAATTTGGTAAGATTCAAATCGATGAATTAACTAAGCACTACGGTATGAAGCCAGAAGACTACACCGCAGTCAGATGTGGTATGAATGTTGCCAAGTACATCATCGAAGGTAAGATCGATGCTGGTATCGGTATCGAATGTATGCAACAAGttgaattggaagaatacTTGGCTAAGCAAGGGAGACCAGCTTCCGATGCCAAGATGTTGAGAATTGACAAGCTGGCTTGTTTGGGTTGCTGTTGTTTCTGCACCGTCCTTTACATCTGTAAcgatgaatttttgaagaagaacccTGAAAAAGTCAGAAAGTTCTTGAATGCTATCAAGAAAGCTACCGACTACGTTTTAGCAGACCCTGTCAAGGCTTGGAAAGAATACATTGACTTCAAGCCTCAATTGAACAACGATCTATCCTACAAGCAGTACCAAAGATGTTACGCTTACttctcttcatctttgTACAATGTTCATCGTGACTGGAAGAAAGTTACCGGCTACGGCAAGAGATTGGCCATTTTGCCACCAGACTACGTCTCCAACTACACTAATGAATACTTGTCCTGGCCAGAACCAGAAGAAGTTTCCGATCCTTTGGAAGCTCAAAGATTGATGGCTattcatcaagaaaaatgtagAAAGGAAGGCACTTTCAAGAGATTGGCTCTTCCAGCTTAAACGTACGTCGTTACCTGGTGAGCCTATtctcctcttcatcttggTTATGATTCCACCTTagctttttatttatatatttacgTATCAAGTATGTTTTTAAGCTTTAAATGAACTTCGTTTATCTTATACTTTCTTTCCTTGCAAAACCTTCGCATTATGAACAAACCCAGTGGAAAAAGATAACTGGGCATAAGTTGTGCTTTTTTTAAGGCTTAAATCAAATGGTGTAAACGTATACGTGGACATTTCTTACATTATACACATACTAAAACTATAAATTTGACTAATCATCGAAGCTAATTCTGGCAGACATTGATGTGAGAGTTGAAGGCTTCTTGGTGACAGCTGGGTCGTCTCCTATTAGATTTTTGGGAAACCCAACATCGAAAGGAACAATACTTTCTAGGTATTCTATCTGTTCTGGTGTCAGTTTAATACTTAAAGCCTCAATGTTCTGTTTGAGgtgttcaatttttcttcctccaaCCAATGggaaaacattttttgctttggAACGGACATAGGCAATGGCAATAGCAGTGACAGATTCAGTGCCATGTTCCTCAGCAACATTAGCCAATGCTTCACTAATTCTAACCTCCACGTCCGTCTGCTCAGAAGTACCAGAAACAGTACGCAGACCCTCTCCATTCTTCTTTCGCTCTTCCATTGCCTTTTTACTTTGAAATCTTCCGCCTCCCATAACATCCCATGGAGCAAGGGCCATACCAAAATGCCTGGCCATTGGAATGATATCACGCTCGAAGTCTCTGTTCAACACATTCCACTTACCTTGGTAGATACTAAAAGGAGTTTTCCCATGAGATGTAGCGTAATAATTTGCTGCGGAAACAATCCAGGCAGGTGTATCAGACACACCCAAATAGAGGACCTTGCCCTGCTGGACAAGAATATGTAAACTATCCATAACTTCTTCGATAGAACTCATATAATCCCACCAGTGAACataaagaatatcaatCCAGTCAGTTTGCAATTTGCGAAGAGAATCTCTGATGCTCACATGCAAACTGCGCTTGTGATTACCGCAGAAATTGGCACTTTTCCCTTTGCCTACATCATAGCCCTTGTAGTCTGTGGTAAACTTGGTAGAGATAACGATTTGGTCACGcagttttcttgatttca includes these proteins:
- the THI13 gene encoding 4-amino-5-hydroxymethyl-2-methylpyrimidine phosphate synthase (Protein involved in synthesis of the thiamine precursor HMP~similar to YJR156C), which codes for MSTDKITFLLNWQPTPYHIPIFLAQTKGYFKEQGLDMAILEPTNPSDVTELIGSGKVDMGLKAMIHTLAAKARGFPVTSVASLLDEPFTGVLYLKGSGITEDFQSLKGKKIGYVGEFGKIQIDELTKHYGMKPEDYTAVRCGMNVAKYIIEGKIDAGIGIECMQQVELEEYLAKQGRPASDAKMLRIDKLACLGCCCFCTVLYICNDEFLKKNPEKVRKFLNAIKKATDYVLADPVKAWKEYIDFKPQLNNDLSYKQYQRCYAYFSSSLYNVHRDWKKVTGYGKRLAILPPDYVSNYTNEYLSWPEPEEVSDPLEAQRLMAIHQEKCRKEGTFKRLALPA
- the AAD4 gene encoding putative aryl-alcohol dehydrogenase, with protein sequence MTELFKPAPEPPTELGHLRVLSKSAGIRVSPLILGGASIGDAWSGFMGSMNKERAFELLDAFYEMGGNFVDTANSYQNEQSETWIGEWMKSRKLRDQIVISTKFTTDYKGYDVGKGKSANFCGNHKRSLHVSIRDSLRKLQTDWIDILYVHWWDYMSSIEEVMDSLHILVQQGKVLYLGVSDTPAWIVSAANYYATSHGKTPFSIYQGKWNVLNRDFERDIIPMARHFGMALAPWDVMGGGRFQSKKAMEERKKNGEGLRTVSGTSEQTDVEVRISEALANVAEEHGTESVTAIAIAYVRSKAKNVFPLVGGRKIEHLKQNIEALSIKLTPEQIEYLESIVPFDVGFPKNLIGDDPAVTKKPSTLTSMSARISFDD